Within Oncorhynchus keta strain PuntledgeMale-10-30-2019 chromosome 3, Oket_V2, whole genome shotgun sequence, the genomic segment ttacaagcgccatgctctaccaactgagccacagaaggaccacatataaGAGCAAGGGTTGTAGATTAGAAAATAATGCTGAATGGTGTTCTTATGATCACCACACGGGGGTGTATAATCATAGGGGAAGTGCTTTACATGGTATTTCTACATTATTGACACCTGAAAACAAAGTGACTAATACTGTCAGATTGAGCTGTATTTAGGCATCGACCATTAGTTGGCGAACTGCTGCCAAAATTAATACAGAATAGTTAGATAGGCATAGGTGTAGCAGAATCATTTGATGAGAAGAGACTTTATTCTGCATGACTCTCTTTCACCTTTCATAGTTATTGAATTACACTCCAGCTTGTTTATTTTCCAATCTTTCAATCATACAGCAACAGCACAGTGTAATCTTTGGAGAGTTGTTTTGAATAGCCAAGTTTATCGAAAAGTTGATCAAGGGAGAAAGCACTTCATATGAATTTGCACCTTATTGGCATAGTTTATGTAATTTGATGGTGAAAATGTCCCCCCTGACAATGGTCAGTGCTATACGGaatccttgggacatccctaaccataacctttacctaaccctaaccttcaccatTTTACATTaacttcaatggggtagggacATCTCAAGGATCTTGGATTGCATGGACCCCCCAACAATGGCATTCTTATTCAAAACAGCGGATTGTCAGTTGCCAGGGGCTTACGCTTGGAGGGACAATTTCCATgcccaagagagagaaaggaccaTGGATGCAGACCATgcagacagtacagacagggtgGCTGTAAGATAGCACTATACAGTAGGCTACTGAGCGGCTGACAAACCTTTACGTAAATAAACACAATGCCATTAAATAAGATTACAATTGATAACACAACACTCGTGGTATTGTACCATGTCAAATAAAATGCTATTATCAACTGCTGTGAAGCTTTCTTTTTTGCTTCATGAAATTTGAAATGATTGATATTAATCAGTGTACTACGTGTGatccatgcacacacacctaACAATTATTGTTCAAGGTTATTTGGTTGGTCATTCCACGAATAGAGTGCCTTTCGGGGAGTGtactttatttcacctttaacaGTCTGGCATAAAGAGaacatgttcaacttcataacAAACATGTTCTCACATGTCAAGAGGTCAAATTCAGAAAAAGTACTAAATCATCCTATATTAGCCATAGCTTCTCTTGTGACAGGGGGGATGGAAACGTGTTGTGTGCAACAGAGcggggcaattgaatgcaagcatAACGAAAAATGTGTACTTGTATTAAAATAATCTAGCCTATTTGGGGCAGTGGAGGCTGCAGAGTggagaatggctcataataatgtctggggAACGTAGCAAATGGAATGgtaaacacctggaaaccatgtgtttgatgtatttcataccattccactgactctcctccagtcattaccacaagcgcattctccccaattaaggtgccaccaacctacTGTGATCaagggttgatgtgttatgccTAAATCGGATCCCAAGTTTATTACTTGGGAGATATCAGAATCAACCAATAGGAAGCTCTACGCAAATAACTTAAGTTAAAATTAACTTGGAGGTTCCTAGTTCTGACTAGAACTTGAATGCAGCAATACTCTTGAATATCTAAGGTTCAAAGCAGTCATTTTTATCTCAacatcaaataatttctgggtaacaattaagtaccttactgtgattgttttcaatgaaaatggtaaaaaaataaacaaaaacagctTGTTAGCTGAGagtaatttctcaagcaagaattgtgCCAGGACTGTCTGTTATGAATCCACTGCCGGAGACTCGTAGCATACTATCTCACAGTCCTCTCAGAGATGCAAACACTAACTTTCTAACCTTTGCAGTAGGCAACCTTCCCGCACTGGAGCCTAGCAGGCTAAATTAGGGGTCATAATGTCATAAACTGTCCTTTAcacctagggctctggtcaatgatTGGTTGACAGGTTAGTTGTTAGGGTGGTTGCTAGCGAGCCAGATATCTGCCCATCTGTCACTTTTCAGTCTCCTTCAAGCAGTCACAGAGAGAGCAGCAAGCGCATAACAAAtgtcatttttatttgtcacatgcttcttaaataacaggtgtagactaacagtgaaatgcttatttacgggcacttcccaacaatgcagagaaaaaaAGAGATATAGAAAAAGAAtagagaggaataaatacacaatgagtaacgataacttggctttatactcagggtaccagtactgagtcgatgtgcatgATGTATGGTGTATGATGTAATCTCTGTCCTGCACAACTGGACTAATTCATATCTCTGGACATGTGGGATGGTGTGCGTGTATGAAGTTGTGTATTTCTGTATATTATGCCAGTTGTTCAGCAGCATTTCAGCTTAAATTTCAATACAGTCCTTTATCACAGCTTTATTCTGATATCTGTGCATTCTTGCCCTGGtgtattcattaggtatgtgtacATTCATTGCTTCTGTTTTCTCCTGTTACAGAGCCACTAGCTTTCCATGTCCCTTTCATTCCTGTGTGTGCCAATAAAGTATCCTTGTGTGTAACTCTGAGGTTGCCTCATTCCCATCATACCCAGGGAGGTGCTAGAGGATCACAGACCAGCAAACACAGAGAGCCAGGtcgctctctttcactgtctgggagtggtctgagtaggGGGAAACggactgaaaactagctgttatgatgtcaccaggcaggacaaaattccatcccaccaaaacaggcaaaAAATTtgaggtggtcttttcaaacggCTCCATCATtaactaaaagggcattatcataattttcacaatattattcaaacctcagtgtggaaatgtttttctgcactgggcctttaactgTTTGTGTTTGTACTGTTTATGTGTTTTATTGTGGTAGTGCATTGGGGTGCAATTATCATATGATGGCTGCAGCTTCTGTGGTCAACACATCATAGAGATACCCATGAAACCTAGgtgtcaaacaaggaaatggttccaatcgtttttccaccattcatttttcgcATAGgcgattttagaaacacttaaaagaagggctgtgtttcgtgtaggcgcAAATactgataaaagtcaccttgtcctagagagatttacacagttatcaaaacgtcaGATCAGGGTAAGCCTAcgtgaaacacagcccttattttatgtgtttctaaaatcccctgaAAATTGAATGGTGGacaaacgattggaaccatttccctgtttgaccgctaggttttatgggtattatgactcatactgtggtactctattggAAGCCTACTTATTCAGAGCATCTTGCAACTTTGGACGAGAGGACATTCTACCCTCAAACTGTCCAGCAGTTCTATTTCCAGAGTCTGATATTTCTAGAGCCTTCTATTTCACAATAAGCCCATTtgtaaaataaaatagaaaataaGCCTATTTGTAAGAAGCTCGAAGCTGTGAAAGGTTGTGGGTGCGTCAATTGTCTCGTCAGAAGCCCCTCCCCTCCGACGGACCCACAACCTTTTTATTGGATGGAAAAACAACTACTTTGGTGTCCTATTGGCTGCAGGTTTTCACAGAGCCTGTTCTTTTGGGCAATCAACATTGGAACAGAAGGAGCATTTGTAGTAGCCCTattttttttttccccccaaaGCGATTTACTGAAGACCTCAACGATGAAATTCGTGAGATTTATAATGAAAAATGCAACATTGCTCAATGTGCCTAAACATATAGAACATTTTGCAAAATTTTCGCCGTCACCGCTCTCTATGAAACAGTTTCTCGATTTTGGTGAGTAAGCCCTTcaatgttgctgccatgttggaCAACTGACTTTAATGCAATATGTGACATTGAGCTGAGGCAATTAAATTTGAGTTTTATCGCGCTCTTGTTTTGGAGCGACATTGGCGGCTAGTGTGATTTATGACTTTGCACCACTTTGAATGGTCAGATTCCGAGAGATTATTGTTTTGAATGACAGATACAAGACTATGCTTGTCTTTGCATGTACGCATTTGTTTCAGTTTACTCTACTGAGCGAAATTCCTGGATATTTTGGTCTGCCTTTCTTAGACTAGGCTAGTTCATAGTGCTGAGTATTGCGTCAGCATTTGTAGCAAACTCCCATTTAACTGCTAGTCAgaagcaatgttccctctaattgTTTTCGCCATTGAGCAAATGTCATTTATGGTGAGCGCAAACTTGAACGTTGTGAAAACTCTGCAACTTCCAGCgcgcgtttactgtgaacaccgaGTCTGTAAccgctttaagttagttttaagTTCCCAAGAAGTAGCCTACATCATAATGTGGGTCTACCATCaactgttctatcattcagcctaccgTAACAGCAAATGGgtggtgttcaatgtagaccTACTACATTCCATGAGAAAAAACATGCAAGGTTTGACATGAACCTGTTTATCCATTTGTCTTTCAGACAGAGGTGACTGCaaatgttgtttgatgcaagtAACCACTTActaaataaaatgcattattccTATACCATTTATTAGAGAATAAGACATTATGCCATCCTGCCTATTGGCTACACATAATAAAGCCTGTCtcaatacaacactgcccctttaagacaaactGCACAGTATGCAGTTCTCCCTTTGATCTCAGAACAAGCCCGTTTGCTCATGTTGTTAACAAAGTCCAGTTCAAaatgaatggcacagatccatatttgacaatggtctatttgcatatagtcctactgcagctctgattggttatgccgcACCGGGCTGAGTCATGTGTCGATGCAATATAATCCTACACCGacgttctgcctacaacaatctcttgcatagttttgTTTTGggatgttgcattgaaagtggctaatattgatTTGATCACAATTGCCACAGCAAAGaatttaaaaattaaataaaaaacagtactgtagcaatgaggtttgtgcagtaagctataggcccaatacattttCACCACATTGACTTTGCTTGAATTTCCCTGCCAATGCATTGATTGGGCCATCAATAAAACGTTTTAACATCGAGGTAGTCTCCATGGTCACGCCGGTAATAGATCAGTTGTTGTACTACTTGAGGCACACctgagtgagcatacattttAAATGGCTAGCTTgttattttactgggctgatgtGCCTGCATCAGCTGGTCAGTCTCAGCTGAGGGAGAGCGCAGCAGACTGAGTGCCCGCTTCTCAACATCCCTCTGCTCTCCATTTCCTcgactgacactgaccaaaaggggacaccgtcttccagctCATGGCGAAACTCGAGCCGCACCACATTacttctgcctcatgcacaaattcatgttgttactcctatgaacagagaaatAGTCCTTTATTAAAAAGACCCAAGCCGCTAATAACAACAATGCAAGCCTATGGATACACTTTCAtactcattcattactgctgcgGTGCTTGTTTGTTCCCTGAGTGGAAATAAGAGCCTGCATTTTATGGCTTGTAGAAGTGTTTAATACAAAtggttgacagtgctgagtaagaactgAAACATTAACTCACTCCAAACAGCagtttgttgacagtctctctagtcatggtttaatgttttgaaatctcacagtaatTACATTGCTTCAGCTTTCTTTTATGTCTGCTATGTTACTGCAGACACTAATCTGAGCCGTCGACCgattttatgatttttcaacatcgattattggaggacaaatttttatttgatttgtaataatgacaattacaacaatactgaatgaacactaacttaatatacatcaataaaatcaatttagcctcaaataaaaacatgttcaatttggtttaaataatgcaaaaacagtgttggagaaggtaaaagtgcaatatgtgccatgtaagaatgctaaatgtttaagttccttgctcagaacatgggaacatatgaaagctggtggttccttttaacatgtgtcttcaatattcccaggtaagatgttttaggtagttattataggacCATTTCTCTCgataccatttgtatttaatatacctttgactatataccctgactctgcatgcaatgaacgcaagagaagtgacacaatttcacctggttaatattgcctgctagcCTGGATTtcttagctaaatatgcaggtttaaaaatatatacttctgtgtattgattttaagaaaggcattggtgtttatggttaggtacatgttggagcaacgacagtcctttttcgcgaatgcgcaccgcatcgattatatgcaacgcaggacacgctagataaaatAGTAATAtcgtcaaccatgtgtagttatacctcgtgattaagtttaatgctagccaGCAACTTActttggcttcttactgcattcgcgtaacacgcgggctcctcgtgaggcaggtgcttagagctttggactagttaaccgtaaggttgcaagattgaatccctaagctgacaaggtaaaaaatctgtcgttctgcccctgaacaaggcagttaacccactgttcctaggcagtcaatgaaaataagaatgttcttaactgacttgcctagttaagtaaaaattaaataaaggtgaaaaaatggGCAAAATCAGCGTCCAAAattacagatttccgattgttatgaacacttgaaatcggccctaattaatcggccatttcgattaatcggtcgacctcgacTATAGTGCACTTGGTTTTCTATCCGGGAAAGCAGACTTTGCACCTTTTCAGAAATCAAATGGAAACCTTTTGCCTACCCGGAGGGCAGGGCAGCTGAATCGGGTGCACCTAACCCTAACAACCTGAGACACAAAAAAAATTATAGGAACATAAGTGTTAGTTTTTTTCCTTTCTCACAAATGTTTGTCGATCGACAAGGAATGCCTTGGAGAGTGACCAGTCAATCGTGATCGACTGGTTGGTGACCATCACTTCTCTTCGTGGGCTGATGTTTCTGCGCATCAGTCCTGGGGGGGAACTGCTCGGTAGTCTCAGGGCTACAGCGtgcccacacacacagcttaGAGGAAACATTGGTCAGAAGTAAACTAATCAGAAGTATGCTATCCTATCCTCAACATCACTTGCAACAATGTTATCTTTATGGATTCATAATTTGGCACAAAAACACTGACATAATTTCCTATTGTAGCCTACCTTATGTATAATTTTCCCTACTAGAAATGTATAGAAGTTATTTAGCCAGGCCTAGGCTGCACTCTTTGCTCTGGGAGATCTTGTAGCCTACACACTGGGCTCCTGTCATTGAAGGCTAGTACATCCCTAGCCCAACCGGTAAACAGATGTAAAGGAATAATAGCAACGTTGTATTTGTCATCTGCCTCAGGAGGGATAACTGGGCCCCCAATCTGTCAGCATTTGTCTTCTAattaatatttattttttacaatcaAGCAAGGAATTTTTGTATGGATGTCAGAGTGTTGGATTTGGTGAACAAATAATTGCTTCTTTGCTACAATTGGCTTATTTTAGCGAATTTAAGTGTTGTAATGCTTAGGTTGTTTTtgagtgtactgatataagtaggacacgtgacCTCCCGGGAACTTTGAGAATGCACTAATTTGGGACCACgcatatctgccctctcattggctagactGGTCCCATCTGATCTTGCCTCCTCCCAACTGCCTTACATTTTGAGATTTTTCATCGTTGGAGTGGCCACTTGAGTATCTGGTCAATATGATGGATATTCTGTGTCCAACTGGAGTCTATGCAGCCAGCTATACCCCCTTTTCTCTGCagtttcgtgatatccaattatgatcttgtctcatcgctgcaactccccaacggccTCGAGAGTCAAAAGTCGAGTCATACATCCGCCGAAACAAACCGCacttaacacccgcccgcttaacccagaagccagccgcaccaatgtgtaggaggaaacactgttcagctgacaaccgaagtcagcctgcaggcgcccggcctgcCTCAAGGAGTTCATGGATCTTCTATATCCTGGTTGCATCCGGTTTACACGGCCCAACTTCACATGTCCACAAGCACTCAGTGTGCACAGGTAGCAGTGACGAAGTCATCCAAAAACATGGCAGACATTTGGATAAATATAAAATGGGAGTTAAAATTTTAAAAAAGCTCAGCAACAATGTTTTGAATAATTCAATGCCTGTTTTGTGCACAAAGGTGATGACTAAAGTGTCTTATTAGGAATTTTCGAATCTGACGTCTCTGTGGCAGTCTATGGAAATTGTCTTTCTGGGCCGGGTGTTTAAACTGCAGTACCAAAGCAAGATTGTAGGAGAAGACTGCCGCAACCTGATTGTCTGTCtgaagtttttttttcttcttccagtGGCTCGCCATTAAACTTTTCCAGAGTTTACCAAATTCACTCCATATTCGGTGCGCTGTCCTCTAGGATCACGCCGTAATCTCGTGGTGAGAGCTACATAGTATGGTGACTAGGGCGTGAGCTTCGGGAAATGTAAAAGCTGATTTTACCATAGTTAGCATATTTTAGCGACTGGTAAGGCGTTCTGGATTGTAGGCAAGCCTTCGGTGACAGGAAAAGTTTATCGAACCAGAGGGCTGGTAAATGGGTTTATGTTTTAGGAATACAGAATGTATCCTTCAGCGACAGGAGCACATTATGTATAGGTCTCCCAGAGCAAAGAAGCTAGGCCTGCCTGCCTCTACTTTATTTTAATTTTTCCCTCCAGGTTCCACCAATGCATGCGAGACGACATCATTTGTCTTTTTGAGACAAGAGCTACCTGTGCGACTATCTAACATCATGAAGGAGATCAATTTGCTACCTGACCGATTGCTTACAACCCCATCCGTGCAGATGGTGCAGAGCTGGTAAGAGTGATTATTCTGTAAGTGCAGTTAAGTTTGAGGGTGATACTGAAGATTTGTATTTTTTAGATCAAGTTTTCTATTGTTTCATTCACCTTTGAAAATGTAGTTCATATAAGCTATttacagaaaaacacagccaattttccagccaaagagaggagtcccAAAAAGCAGAATAAATAAATGAATTGATAAATGAATCActatgacactcataggacttcaagTTACATaatgtgttttgttcgataaagtgcatatttatatccaaaaatctaattttacattggcgtgttatgttcagtagttccaaaacatgcggtgattttgcagagggccacatcaatttacagaaatactcatagtAAACACTGATAAAAGATATAACTATGATACacggaactttagatacacttctccttaatgcaacccaCTGTgtcagataaaaaataaaaataaactttatggaaaaagcataccatgcaataatctgagtacggcgctcagagacaaACAGCCAAAaatatatccgccatgttgtggagtcaacattagtcagaaatagcgttataaatattcacttacctttgatcttcatcagaatgcactcccaggaatcccagttccaaaataaatgtttgatttgttcgataaagttcagaatttgtccaaataactccttttgttagggcgtttggtaaacaaatccaaacgcgcgTGCAAGTCCAGCCGAAAGGTCTGATgaaaagtccaaaaagttatattacaggtcgtagaaacatgtcaaaagaagtatagaatcaatctttaggatgttgtcataaatcttcaataatgttccaaccggagaattcctttgtctgtagaaaagcaatggaacgtaAGTTAACTTTCACATAACCGCGTCACAAGCTCGTGGCAATCTGCCAGACACCTAGCTCAATTCCATCTCATTcggccccccttcacagtagaagcataaAACacggttctaaagactgttgacatctagtggaagccttaggaagatATATTAGAatggcaatgagttgaaaaactacaaacctcagatttcccacttcctggttggatttttttttttctccggttttcgcctgccatacgagttatgttatactcagacatcattcaaacagttttagaaacttcagtgttttctatccaaatataccaattatatgcatattctggcttttatggctgagtagcaggcagtttactctggacactttattcatccaagctactcaatactgccccccagtgaCCAAGAAGTTAAGAGGAATAAGTGGACCTGTGCCACCACTGCGATGACCAGATGCTCTGAGAGAACAGTCAGATGAATAAagagcagctggagtagcagtGCTCTCGGGGGTAATCCACGTCTCCGTCAGGGCCAAATATTCAAGGGACTGAAGGACAGCATAGGCTGAGTTGAACTCAGCGTTCTtgaccgcagatcggcagttccaaacACTGCCAGAGACCCTGAATTCCAAATGGGTTGTGCGCGTAGGGTACACGAAATTACAAGGGTTGCAGCCAAGGACTGGGGAGTGTGTATAAAGGCTACAGGGAGAGGTGCAAATGGGTGTAGAAAACACACATAGTTGCCAAAGCTACAAAAGAGCAACATTTTGAATCTGTAAATAACTAGGTAAGATACTCAAGTGAGAGCGGTGTGGTGCCTTCCTCTTTCATTCCTCGAACAACTCCGCAAAACCGTTTTTGTTTAGGCAACGGTCTTATTTTTGCGACAAACCTGAGAAACCAGGGGATTGCTTAGCAGAGGTGGAGAGCATGCCTCCCTGTACTAATTACTGATTGCCTAGTAGAGGTGAAACCACGCCCCCCtccaatacagccactgattactgtgatcctggttgatgtgtcaacAACTATCTGCAAGTgatgcagttcacacaccaagtaggccaCTGGGAAGATATGCAGCACTTAAAGTAGAGGGCCCCAGCTAGCAAAGATACAGTACTATATCACAACATATAAAGACAAAAAAGTAGACTTATACCTTCTGAagatatcaggagtcctctagctatagaattaACTTTtttcaaggattttatgtaatctATCACAAGACATCAAGTGTCTCTTGGGTACTTCAAATTATCCTTGGCCCTCTCTCTGGCCTTATCACATGTTAAATAATTACATAAGGCTTTTAAATAAGAAATggaatgacaaagctgtaaaaaaAATTATCCTAAATATAAGCTATCAATGTATTGAATACCATTTGGTGTTGTAATgtgagggtttcagcatgaaatatcctttaATTTATGTTACTATGTCAATATGCATTTGTTAATGTTTTGAcatcaaactggtggcagttgtgcAAAAAAGTCAATAGTTGGAAGAGAAGCCGAGTTAATTGAAAATaccattgttgattagatgctttcTTATCTAGGCTATTTTCTCTTTAACCATATGGTCTGTCTATTAGAAACTCATGGACGATATGGACACTGAATGAATACTATATATGAATAGATTTTATTTTAAAGTTCTTCAAGTATAAATGACCAAAATGAAAATAGATCGTCATTggttttctgttaattactgaagattccgggaactttggtaaattaccggTAGCATTGCAACCCTAGTTATAAGGTGTATTGCTGCAGCTAAACATATACACCACACTACTCCGGAATGATGCAAACTGAAATGTGTTTTCAGGTATGTCCAGAGCTTGATGGAAATCCTGGCGTTCTTGGACAAGACTCCTGACAGCCACAGTGTCCTGGATGAGTAAGTCCTCAATCATCTTTGATAGATTGAGAGGGCCTACCTGGCTATCTCATGCTGTTTTTTTTCTTACAGTCACCTTTTATCCTCTAGGTTTGTGGACACCCTGGTGAATATCAGGAACAGGCACAATGAAGTAGTGCCCACCATGGCACAGGGCGTCATTGAGTACAAGTCTGTGTTCGGCCAGGACTCAGTCACCAACCAGAACATTCAGTACTTCCTGGACCGTTTCTACATGAGCCGTATATCTATCCGCATGCTTATCAACCAGCACAGTGAGTACAGATGTCAGTCCACTGAGTTATCCATTATTTTAGACAATTGTCGGCCATTTTGAAACTGACTTTTCCACTCATTGGACTCTCTGTAGCTCTTGTCTTTGATGGAGCAAGGAATCCACTTCACCCCAACACAATAGGGAGCATCGACCCTCACTGCGATGTCACAGAGGTGGTCCGAGGTAGAAAATAATAATTCAATGTGGTGTTGAGCTGTCATAGATTATAAAGACTTGTAATATCCTATGGGTGCATGGAGAGAATAGAGGTGaccaattgtatttttttttttaatgtagtcaaatatatatattttttaatttctcTTGTACCCAAACACCCTTATTGTGTCATTTCATGGTGTTGTATTTTTCCAGATGCTTACCAGAGCGCCAAGTTGGTGTGTGATCAGTACTATCTGAGCTCGCCAGACCTGATGCTGCAAGAAATGAATGGTAAGAACCAAACCAAGAGTAACTAATCATCTATTCCACTGATATCACCGATGACGCATGCATGTAAATGACCATTTTATGCTAATTTGAGAGTCTTGGATGCAATTGTCTGAGTACCACCGCTGTGTGTACCAACAGTCTCTTCTGTCTGGACCTGAGGGCCAAGTAATTATTCCAGCGAGGCAGAAGTAATGGATAAGTGacgatggctggctggctgcctcgaACAATATTGACACTGTGACTAAATCCCCTCTCTTCCCAGAATAATCCAAATGGATGTCAACAGAATCTGTCTGACGCTTTACATCCTAATGGCTTTTGTATTTTAATTATACTGCAGATGTTTATTCATTTATTCTCTTTTGCTTTACCCAGTCAACAACCGGAAACAACCTATAAGCATTGTCTATGTGCCCTCCCATCTCTACCACATGTTGTTTGAGCTTTTCAAGGTATGGTAGAACCTGCATTAAAAATGTATTCTTAGATTGAAGATGTTAGTCACTTGTGAATGTTATCTATTGGTCCATTTTCCAGAATGCTATGAGGGCCACAATTGAGAACCATGAATCCAGCAACAGGCTACCACCCATTCAAGTCATGGTGGCCATTGGAGGAGAGGACCTGTCaatcaaggtacagtatgttagtgaATTGTAGTGCTATGCCATTATTCCCAATTACTACCATTGTCACACTCACAAGTGCTAATGATAATCTGTGGCGTAATGAATTTACattttgtctccaccccccccaAATCCTTATTAAAGCTGTTATGTAAGATTTTGACCCTTATTAATTCTGTTTAATGTTAAACCAAGCTGCTAATCCCAGATTAGATGAACAGGATTAGGTCTACATTGACTTCCATACTAAGAGCCCATTAACCTTGTCCTGCAGTAACTTGATCTCAGTACTGCTTGTTCTTTTGGTGAGCTGACCAGTGCACCTGGGGAGTATTCATTACTCTGATTCTGTGGCAAAGCGTTTCTTAAATGGGGaaggacctacctgaatttgttcaATAGAAACTCAATTTTTTCTGTTT encodes:
- the pdk2a gene encoding pyruvate dehydrogenase (acetyl-transferring) kinase isozyme 2, mitochondrial isoform X2; this translates as MEKQLLWCPIGCRFSQSLFFWAINIGTEGAFVVALFFFSPQSDLLKTSTMKFVRFIMKNATLLNVPKHIEHFAKFSPSPLSMKQFLDFGSTNACETTSFVFLRQELPVRLSNIMKEINLLPDRLLTTPSVQMVQSWYVQSLMEILAFLDKTPDSHSVLDEFVDTLVNIRNRHNEVVPTMAQGVIEYKSVFGQDSVTNQNIQYFLDRFYMSRISIRMLINQHTLVFDGARNPLHPNTIGSIDPHCDVTEVVRDAYQSAKLVCDQYYLSSPDLMLQEMNVNNRKQPISIVYVPSHLYHMLFELFKNAMRATIENHESSNRLPPIQVMVAIGGEDLSIKVSDRGGGVPFRKIENLFSYMYSTAPTPERGEHSQTPLAGFGYGLPISRLYAQYFQGDLQLYSMEGYGTDAVIHMKALSTDSVERLPVYNKTALRNYKVSQEADDWCVPSREPLDLTIYRVAK
- the pdk2a gene encoding pyruvate dehydrogenase (acetyl-transferring) kinase isozyme 2, mitochondrial isoform X1, with translation MEKQLLWCPIGCRFSQSLFFWAINIGTEGAFVVALFFFSPQSDLLKTSTMKFVRFIMKNATLLNVPKHIEHFAKFSPSPLSMKQFLDFGSTNACETTSFVFLRQELPVRLSNIMKEINLLPDRLLTTPSVQMVQSWYVQSLMEILAFLDKTPDSHSVLDDHLLSSRFVDTLVNIRNRHNEVVPTMAQGVIEYKSVFGQDSVTNQNIQYFLDRFYMSRISIRMLINQHTLVFDGARNPLHPNTIGSIDPHCDVTEVVRDAYQSAKLVCDQYYLSSPDLMLQEMNVNNRKQPISIVYVPSHLYHMLFELFKNAMRATIENHESSNRLPPIQVMVAIGGEDLSIKVSDRGGGVPFRKIENLFSYMYSTAPTPERGEHSQTPLAGFGYGLPISRLYAQYFQGDLQLYSMEGYGTDAVIHMKALSTDSVERLPVYNKTALRNYKVSQEADDWCVPSREPLDLTIYRVAK